The following coding sequences lie in one Miscanthus floridulus cultivar M001 chromosome 9, ASM1932011v1, whole genome shotgun sequence genomic window:
- the LOC136482054 gene encoding probable bifunctional methylthioribulose-1-phosphate dehydratase/enolase-phosphatase E1 translates to MTHMEMIKAIKGHGYRDELVFPIIENTPYEFELTDSLSEVIAAYPKATAVLVRNHGIFVWGDSWISAKTQAESYHYLLDAAIKLYHLGIDWTTPEHGPIAKRPRRIFSPGISNGGHAAESPTQCVVLDIEGTTTPISFVTDVMFPYARDNVRKHLTSTFDSEETKEDIKLLRIQIEDDLSNRILGAVPVPPDEAGIEEVIDSLVSNVESMIKADQKITSLKQLQGHIWRTGFEKKEIQGVIFEDVPEALKNWHSRNIKVYIYSSGSREAQRLLFGNTMYGDLRKFLCGYFDTTIGNKRGTRNYFEIFQSLGVDNPSQILFITDVFQEAIAPKNAGFEVVISIRQGNAPVPENHGFRTIKSFSEI, encoded by the exons ATGACGCATATGGAAATGATTAAAGCAATCAAAGGCCATGGCTACCGTGATGAATTGGTTTTTCCTATCATCGAGAACACTCCTTATGAGTTTGAGCTCACTGACTCCTTAAGTGAGGTG ATTGCAGCATACCCAAAGGCAACAGCTGTCCTTGTACGAAACCATGGAATATTTGTGTGGGGTGACTCCTGGATCAGTGCCAAGACACAG GCTGAAAGTTATCATTATCTTTTAGATGCCGCCATCAAGCTCTATCATTTAGGTATTGATTGGACAACTCCTGAACATGGTCCAATAGCAAAGAGACCACGCAGAATTTTTAGCCCTGGAATTTCTAATGGAGGTCATGCTGCTGAATCACCAACG CAGTGTGTTGTACTTGACATTGAGGGCACAACCACTCCAATATCATTCGTGACTGATGTTATGTTCCCTTATGCCCGTGATAATGTACGAAAACATCTGACTTCAACGTTTGATTCTGAAGAAACCAAAGAAGACATCAAACTATTGCGCATCCAA ATTGAAGATGATTTAAGTAACAGAATTCTTGGGGCTGTGCCAGTTCCACCTGATGAGGCTGGCATAGAAGAGGTTATCGATTCGTTGGTCTCTAATGTTGAATCGATGATTAAAGCAGACCAGAAGATTACATCACTGAAACAACTTCAG GGTCATATATGGAGGACTGGATTTGAAAAGAAGGAAATACAAGGAGTCATCTTTGAGGATGTTCCCGAGGCACTAAAGAACTGGCATTCTAGGAACATAAAG GTTTACATATACTCAAGTGGCAGTAGAGAGGCACAAAGGCTTCTATTTGGCAATACAATGTATGGTGACCTGAGAAAGTTCCTGTGTGGGTATTTTGACACCACTATCGG GAACAAAAGAGGAACTAGGAACTATTTTGAGATCTTTCAGTCACTTGGGGTCGACAATCCATCTCAAATCTTATTCATAACTGATGTCTTCCAAGAAGCCATTGCTCCAAAAAACGCTG GTTTTGAGGTGGTAATATCTATCCGTCAGGGAAATGCTCCGGTTCCTGAGAATCATGGTTTCCGCACTATCAAATCATTCAGCGAGATCTGA